In the Candidatus Mycosynbacter amalyticus genome, one interval contains:
- a CDS encoding cell division protein FtsQ/DivIB translates to MPRFSRKSGTDVGPPRRRRSVEDAGSPARKDSLYMRGRTLAGATSHTLRSAEPRALSNATPREKVHHLTNLRRRLTLVLSMSLGVIILLMVFLYQFTAGVQVGFSGARPASSSEYEQAIQEYLSQNPLERLRFNLDADKLNTFVNTKLPEVEQVSVGGYTGPVTSGFDITLRKPVVSWNVDDKTYFVDSHGVSFTKNIYENPTVTIVDNSGVEHTSGTAIASERFLTFVGKVVAQAEANGHKVTKVAIPAGTSRQVELYVEGHDYPVIMSIDRSAGEQAEDMARSIAYFDKQGRKPKYLDIRVKGKVFFRE, encoded by the coding sequence ATGCCTCGTTTCTCACGTAAATCTGGAACAGATGTCGGACCACCTCGCAGAAGGCGGTCTGTTGAAGATGCGGGCTCTCCAGCTCGCAAGGACTCGCTGTATATGCGTGGACGCACCTTGGCTGGTGCGACAAGCCATACCCTACGCAGCGCAGAGCCTCGCGCATTGAGTAACGCAACACCTAGAGAAAAAGTACACCATCTGACAAATCTGCGCCGTCGCTTGACACTAGTGCTCAGCATGTCGCTTGGCGTTATTATCTTACTCATGGTATTTCTGTATCAGTTTACGGCTGGTGTGCAAGTGGGATTCAGCGGTGCTCGCCCTGCGTCGAGTAGCGAGTACGAGCAAGCCATCCAAGAATATCTATCGCAGAATCCACTTGAGAGATTACGATTCAACCTTGATGCAGATAAGCTCAATACCTTTGTGAACACTAAGCTACCCGAAGTAGAGCAAGTCAGTGTGGGTGGTTATACTGGGCCTGTGACCTCGGGATTTGATATTACGCTCCGTAAGCCCGTCGTGAGTTGGAATGTCGATGACAAAACATACTTTGTTGATTCCCACGGCGTCTCCTTTACAAAGAACATCTACGAAAATCCGACTGTGACAATTGTTGACAATAGCGGTGTCGAGCATACCTCTGGCACGGCTATTGCGAGCGAGCGTTTCCTCACATTTGTCGGTAAGGTCGTGGCACAGGCCGAGGCAAACGGCCACAAGGTGACAAAGGTGGCGATCCCAGCCGGCACTTCTCGCCAGGTTGAGCTCTATGTTGAAGGTCACGACTATCCGGTTATTATGTCAATCGATCGTTCGGCAGGGGAGCAGGCCGAGGACATGGCGCGCTCAATCGCCTATTTTGACAAGCAGGGGCGTAAACCGAAATATCTTGATATCCGCGTCAAAGGTAAAGTGTTTTTCAGGGAGTAG
- a CDS encoding DUF5652 family protein, giving the protein MNMQFLQDNAAIIVLIALWDLLWKGLALWRAAHHDSKVWFVVLLIINSAGILPIIYLLLTGGLTLAAAAKKSDDQKN; this is encoded by the coding sequence ATGAATATGCAATTTTTACAAGATAACGCCGCAATTATAGTGCTCATCGCGCTATGGGACTTGTTGTGGAAAGGCCTAGCACTCTGGCGCGCCGCGCATCACGACAGCAAAGTCTGGTTCGTCGTGCTACTCATCATCAACAGTGCTGGTATCTTGCCAATCATCTACCTGCTACTCACTGGCGGGCTCACGCTTGCTGCAGCCGCCAAGAAATCAGACGACCAAAAAAACTAG